From Salvia splendens isolate huo1 chromosome 3, SspV2, whole genome shotgun sequence, a single genomic window includes:
- the LOC121796785 gene encoding uncharacterized protein LOC121796785: MYSKYCASKSPLARLNSGRSSPTWRRLAAAWPLVQPNIRWIIGNGRALFWDDIWLRDRPIRDLCLDTRGDPTTRVAEFWMNGKWDGAKVGTTCNQTGMPPHLAEAIMSTPILPDSPDVPRWTLSRGGNFSLSSAWDSNRARRPRIPALGDIWHGGISTTISVFMWRLISNRIPVDAKLQWRNISLASKCQCCPRQPGLESIQHLFINGQGASMVWRLFDEWFDGASHPLRPSDSIPSRLEAWAKRINQSTKDHMARTLPCIILWYLWAERNNSRHNGVCFRAYNVVWQVWLYVQKLVENGRARAKHFKDVRFEGLTLPPPPRPKEPTRRAVAIKWQPPDAPWLKLNVMGRYDATTDRASGGGIIRDHLGNMVGAFYTPIGAHSEQEAKLEIIHRGMAFAERRGAFIWVESSSHQARAAIESRDWGPAACRHTMVRIQGIMKEGKFKLN, encoded by the coding sequence ATGTATAGCAAATACTGTGCCTCAAAATCACCTTTGGCTCGACTGAACTCGGGTAGGAGCAGCCCGACGTGGCGACGACTCGCGGCCGCTTGGCCCCTGGTCCAGCCAAACATCCGTTGGATCATTGGTAATGGACGAGCCCTGTTTTGGGACGACATCTGGCTCAGGGATAGGCCAATCAGAGATCTTTGCTTAGACACAAGGGGTGATCCCACGACAAGGGTTGCAGAGTTTTGGATGAATGGAAAGTGGGATGGGGCTAAGGTTGGCACCACATGCAACCAAACGGGTATGCCGCCTCACTTGGCTGAGGCCATCATGAGCACCCCTATCCTCCCTGATAGCCCCGATGTCCCGAGGTGGACTTTGTCTCGAGGAGGAAATTTCTCTCTGTCCTCGGCATGGGATTCTAACAGGGCTAGGCGGCCCCGTATCCCGGCTCTTGGAGACATCTGGCACGGTGGCATCTCAACAACAATCTCGGTTTTCATGTGGAGACTTATTTCGAATAGAATACCGGTTGACGCAAAACTACAATGGAGGAACATCTCCTTGGCATCTAAATGCCAATGTTGTCCTAGGCAGCCGGGGTTGGAATCCATTCAACACCTTTTTATTAATGGACAAGGGGCGAGcatggtttggaggctttttGATGAATGGTTTGATGGTGCGAGCCATCCCCTTCGGCCATCGGACTCCATTCCATCTAGACTCGAAGCTTGGGCTAAGAGAATCAACCAGTCCACAAAGGACCACATGGCTCGGACCCTTCCTTGCATCATCCTTTGGTATTTGTGGGCGGAGAGGAACAACAGCCGACATAATGGGGTTTGCTTCAGGGCTTATAACGTGGTATGGCAAGTCTGGCTATATGTCCAGAAACTGGTGGAAAATGGGCGAGCACGGGCGAAGCACTTCAAGGATGTCCGTTTTGAGGGGTTAAcactcccccccccccctcggCCTAAGGAACCAACAAGAAGGGCCGTGGCTATCAAATGGCAACCCCCGGATGCTCCATGGCTCAAGTTAAACGTCATGGGCAGATACGATGCGACAACGGACAGAGCTAGTGGAGGTGGGATCATCCGAGACCATCTCGGTAATATGGTGGGGGCTTTCTATACGCCGATTGGTGCACACTCCGAGCAAGAGGCCAAGCTCGAAATCATTCACCGAGGTATGGCATTTGCCGAGAGGCGAGGCGCATTCATCTGGGTAGAGTCAAGTTCACATCAAGCTAGGGCAGCTATTGAGTCAAGGGATTGGGGACCGGCAGCATGTCGTCACACAATGGTACGAATCCAAGGCATTATGAAGGAGGGTAAGTTCAAACTCAACTAG